In Primulina eburnea isolate SZY01 chromosome 3, ASM2296580v1, whole genome shotgun sequence, one DNA window encodes the following:
- the LOC140826185 gene encoding uncharacterized protein isoform X2 → MIKLAAKASRALRIGKSASFLLPKPPPISPQVTAALPHTRQFSSKNSFLVVNPVAVEMINYATALARDQKTEDSYARGLLILEQCESAQNDDFSKGLVELARSTLLFERGSNEAAIERLRNIQYLSLPSIAIKVAAAEALAGIYLECDRADAASVAVDLTLQLLETIRLEINEGSGFKVLETRLKAVKGLIELINGNLHSAQSFFEGVQGESIFISNACLSFGEYLHGLRRYSTAKELYLKVLQKTSEIKDFSDPNNLGACNMTSEEVAIAATCALGQLEAHMGNFNDAEEILTVALKKMEDRLGPNHPKVGVILTCIALMYQLKATKERSSSLLVQEGLFRRAIELLKAPSLEVDGASENVVSRDIIALAREV, encoded by the exons ATGATCAAGCTGGCAGCAAAAGCTTCGAGGGCTTTAAGGATCGGAAAAAGCGCCTCCTTTTTGCTTCCTAAGCCACCACCGATTTCACCTCAAGTAACGGCGGCGCTGCCGCACACCAGGCAATTTTCAAGTAAAAATAGCTTTCTTGTAGTCAACCCTGTCGCCGTAGAAATGATCAACTACGCTACTGCCCTTGCCCGGGATCAGAAGACAG AGGACTCATATGCTCGGGGATTACTGATTTTGGAACAGTGTGAGTCTGCTCAGAATGATGATTTCTCGAAGGGTTTGGTCGAGCTTGCTCGTTCTACTTTACTGTTTGAAAG AGGGTCCAATGAGGCAGCCATTGAGAGACTTCGGAACATTCAATATTTGAGCTTGCCTTCTATTGCTATTAAGG TTGCTGCAGCAGAAGCACTGGCAGGGATTTATCTGGAGTGTGATCGA GCTGATGCTGCATCAGTGGCTGTAGATTTAACCTTGCAACTCCTGGAAACAATCAGACTAGAAATCAATGAAGGGAGTGGTTTCAAGGTTCTGGAAACTCGCTTGAAAGCAGTAAAAGGTTTAATTGAGCTTATAAATGGCAATCTTCACTCTG CGCAGTCGTTCTTTGAGGGAGTACAGGGAGAGAGCATTTTCATCA GCAATGCTTGTCTGTCATTTGGTGAATACCTTCATGGCCTGCGGAGGTATTCAACTGCAAAAGAGTTGTACCTGAAAGTACTTCAGAAGACATCTGAGATCAAAGATTTTTCCGATCCAAACAACCTTGGAGCATGTAACATGACTTCAGAGGAAGTTGCAATTGCGGCTACTTGTGCTTTAGGACAGCTCGAGGCTCATATGGG GAATTTTAATGACGCAGAGGAAATTCTGACTGTAGCTTTAAAGAAAATGGAAGATCGCTTGG GGCCGAATCATCCCAAGGTAGGTGTCATTTTAACTTGCATCGCTCTCATGTATCAGCTTAAAGCAACAAAGGAGCGCTCAAGTTCTCTTTTAGTTCAAGAG GGTCTTTTTAGAAGGGCAATCGAACTGCTTAAAGCTCCTTCTTTGGAAGTTGATG GTGCCAGTGAAAATGTTGTTAGTAGAGATATAATTGCACTTGCTAGAG AGGTATGA
- the LOC140826185 gene encoding uncharacterized protein isoform X1, translated as MIKLAAKASRALRIGKSASFLLPKPPPISPQVTAALPHTRQFSSKNSFLVVNPVAVEMINYATALARDQKTEDSYARGLLILEQCESAQNDDFSKGLVELARSTLLFERGSNEAAIERLRNIQYLSLPSIAIKVAAAEALAGIYLECDRADAASVAVDLTLQLLETIRLEINEGSGFKVLETRLKAVKGLIELINGNLHSAQSFFEGVQGESIFISNACLSFGEYLHGLRRYSTAKELYLKVLQKTSEIKDFSDPNNLGACNMTSEEVAIAATCALGQLEAHMGNFNDAEEILTVALKKMEDRLGPNHPKVGVILTCIALMYQLKATKERSSSLLVQEGLFRRAIELLKAPSLEVDGASENVVSRDIIALARGGYAQTLCVQQTRKAEGERLKKWAESAWRNQWMSLGEALELAESSPKVPVIDTRICRAL; from the exons ATGATCAAGCTGGCAGCAAAAGCTTCGAGGGCTTTAAGGATCGGAAAAAGCGCCTCCTTTTTGCTTCCTAAGCCACCACCGATTTCACCTCAAGTAACGGCGGCGCTGCCGCACACCAGGCAATTTTCAAGTAAAAATAGCTTTCTTGTAGTCAACCCTGTCGCCGTAGAAATGATCAACTACGCTACTGCCCTTGCCCGGGATCAGAAGACAG AGGACTCATATGCTCGGGGATTACTGATTTTGGAACAGTGTGAGTCTGCTCAGAATGATGATTTCTCGAAGGGTTTGGTCGAGCTTGCTCGTTCTACTTTACTGTTTGAAAG AGGGTCCAATGAGGCAGCCATTGAGAGACTTCGGAACATTCAATATTTGAGCTTGCCTTCTATTGCTATTAAGG TTGCTGCAGCAGAAGCACTGGCAGGGATTTATCTGGAGTGTGATCGA GCTGATGCTGCATCAGTGGCTGTAGATTTAACCTTGCAACTCCTGGAAACAATCAGACTAGAAATCAATGAAGGGAGTGGTTTCAAGGTTCTGGAAACTCGCTTGAAAGCAGTAAAAGGTTTAATTGAGCTTATAAATGGCAATCTTCACTCTG CGCAGTCGTTCTTTGAGGGAGTACAGGGAGAGAGCATTTTCATCA GCAATGCTTGTCTGTCATTTGGTGAATACCTTCATGGCCTGCGGAGGTATTCAACTGCAAAAGAGTTGTACCTGAAAGTACTTCAGAAGACATCTGAGATCAAAGATTTTTCCGATCCAAACAACCTTGGAGCATGTAACATGACTTCAGAGGAAGTTGCAATTGCGGCTACTTGTGCTTTAGGACAGCTCGAGGCTCATATGGG GAATTTTAATGACGCAGAGGAAATTCTGACTGTAGCTTTAAAGAAAATGGAAGATCGCTTGG GGCCGAATCATCCCAAGGTAGGTGTCATTTTAACTTGCATCGCTCTCATGTATCAGCTTAAAGCAACAAAGGAGCGCTCAAGTTCTCTTTTAGTTCAAGAG GGTCTTTTTAGAAGGGCAATCGAACTGCTTAAAGCTCCTTCTTTGGAAGTTGATG GTGCCAGTGAAAATGTTGTTAGTAGAGATATAATTGCACTTGCTAGAG GTGGATATGCCCAAACACTTTGCGTACAGCAGACCAGAAAAGCAGAAGGGGAGAGATTGAAGAAATGGGCAGAATCTGCCTGGAGAAACCAGTGGATGTCACTTGGGGAGGCACTCGAACTGGCTGAATCTTCCCCTAAGGTGCCTGTAATAGATACACGCATATGCAGGGCCTTGTAG
- the LOC140826187 gene encoding putative cyclin-D7-1, whose product MESLLCNEVWLMNPLLAQEDADDFHAKNHAVHVNACFYSSKPDFEEVVGIFLEKESSYMPDIGYSKLLNSSSLISTARFTAVSSLLKSQRRMNLSPGTVFNAVNYLDRFISMTRECQGWKSWKFELLSTACLSVASKLNESTTCPLHEFQTENSQQDSFSPGLIQQMELTLLKTLAWRMDCTTPFSCMELMICSIDSLNKTRLDELISRVTQFLLDALIDYKFLEFRSSVIAMSAVRCIYENNASITPLNTMIPQKHMDDLIRCQKMMEKLWFKDHHSGNSLSPVTVLKVEWYNCYDYRVDLSLLKMPRVNIIRKRKREEAESQVI is encoded by the exons ATGGAAAGCCTTCTGTGCAATGAAGTTTGGCTGATGAATCCGTTGCTTGCGCAAGAAGATGCAGATGATTTTCATGCGAAAAACCATGCAGTTCATGTTAATGCGTGTTTCTATTCTAGCAAGCCAGATTTTGAAGAAGTTGTCGGTATTTTCTTGGAAAAGGAGTCGAGCTACATGCCTGATATTGGCTACTCGAAGCTGCTCAACTCTAGTTCTTTGATCAGTACTGCTAGGTTCACGGCCGTTTCTTCGCTTCTTAAG TCTCAAAGGCGGATGAATCTCTCTCCGGGCACTGTTTTCAACGCTGTCAATTATCTGGATCGGTTCATTTCAATGACTCGTGAATGCCAA GGATGGAAATCTTGGAAGTTTGAGCTTCTCTCGACTGCGTGTTTGTCGGTCGCCTCTAAACTCAATGAATCAACCACTTGCCCGTTGCATGAATTCCAG ACGGAGAATTCGCAACAAGATTCCTTCTCACCAGGCTTGATTCAGCAAATGGAACTGACGCTCTTGAAAACCTTAGCCTGGCGGATGGATTGCACAACCCCATTTTCTTGCATGGAACTTATGATTTGCAGTATCGATTCCTTGAACAAAACCCGTCTCGACGAATTGATTTCACGCGTTACACAGTTTCTTCTTGATGCTCTTATAG ATTACAAATTTTTGGAGTTCCGGTCCAGTGTCATTGCCATGTCTGCAGTCAGATGCATTTATGAGAATAATGCCTCCATAACTCCCTTGAACACAATGATCCCTCAAAAACACATG GATGATCTGATTAGGTGCCAGAAAATGATGGAGAAACTATGGTTTAAAGATCATCACAGTGGGAATTCTTTGAGTCCTGTAACTGTGTTGAAGGTGGAGTGGTACAACTGCTACGATTATCGAGTCGATCTCTCTCTTTTAAAGATGCCGAGGGTGAACATAATCAGAAAGAGGAAGAGGGAAGAAGCAGAATCACAAGTTATTTGA
- the LOC140826188 gene encoding uncharacterized protein encodes MPVRVVDTSSPSQVSGGTSGNTLPPPCSLLSVGQSFSGTQNVSSLQKDEAWRVNVRIQGCDLEHGYLCGTMEALNVPMADTPVVTFWEGELVDTKNYTFFTGKWGATAEDDIKHWTKFPSFSPLSSQVEADGGKSLDLSNYPHIFMRWKEQYFVNVGSDCGLTIAGFYYVCFSCSDGSIDGFYYDPNSSPFQKLELKATNDGRMGFCFSTYELQ; translated from the exons ATGCCGGTGCGAGTAGTCGATACTTCTTCTCCTTCCCAAGTCTcag gTGGAACTTCAGGGAATACTTTACCTCCGCCTTGTTCTCTTTTAAGTGTTGGGCAG TCTTTCTCAGGGACCCAAAATGTTTCAAGTCTTCAGAAAGATGAAGCATGGAGAGTAAATGTGCGAATCCAAGGTTGTGATCTTGAGCATGGGTATTTATGTGGCACAATGGAGGCTCTAAATGTTCCTATGGCAGACACACCG GTAGTTACTTTCTGGGAAGGGGAACTTGTCGACACCAAGAATTATACTTTCTTCACTGGAAAATGGGGTGCAAC GGCAGAAGATGACATAAAGCATTGGACAAAGTTTCCATCGTTTTCACCCTTATCC AGCCAAGTAGAAGCTGATGGTGGGAAATCTTTGGACCTGAGTAACTATCCTCACATATTTATG AGGTGGAAAGAGCAATACTTTGTGAATGTTGGGAGTGACTGTGGATTGACTATCGCTGGCTTTTACTATGTTTGcttttcttgtagtgatggATCTATCGATGGCTTCTATTATGATCCTAATAGCAG CCCTTTTCAGAAGTTGGAACTGAAAGCCACCAACGACGGACGTATGGGGTTTTGTTTCTCCACTTACGAGTTGCAATGA
- the LOC140826186 gene encoding L-type lectin-domain containing receptor kinase S.4-like — translation MALFTIILLFSFTFLAIPASSQNDEFMYNGFNDPKMNISLNGVSRIHENGLLQLTNESSRVIGHAFFPTQLRFKNSVNGTGFSFSTCFVFSIHPEYTKLGGHGMAFTIAPSKELVTALPSQYLGLMNSSDVGNFSNHVFAVEFDTVQDFEFGDINDNHVGIDINSLVSNKSAAAAFFGDNSVKNDLNLKGGTPVVAWIEYDSRTYVINVTLSPSSYKPQLPLFSSQLDLSPILEEYMYVGFSASTGLLASSHYLLGWSFKINGEAKSLDLASLPSLPAMKKKPIGRIVAFATVAAAIFILASIFMAIFLMYKIKNAEVIESWELEIGPHRYKYQELEKATKGFKDSELLGFGGFGQVYRGTLRNPTTQVAVKRISHESKQGVREFISEISSIGRLRHRNIVQLLGWCRRGRDLLLVYDFMPNGSLDKFLFGHPKRVLTWEQRLKIIKGIASGLLYLHEGYEQVVIHRDVKASNVLLDSEMNARLGDFGLAKLFDHGSNPGTTRVVGTLGYLAPELSRTGRATASSDIFAYGTLLFEIVCGRRPIESEPGADEFLLLVDYVWSKWKEGKILDVVDRRRMGDFNVHDVLMVLKLGLLCSSNEQAARPSTRQIVSYLEGEAEMPEILSAPAGSSTDIEKGFEDYLDAYASSSFEQTSTSALLANEMLHTSFATVSTSPSLGAAR, via the coding sequence ATGGCGTTGTTTACCATAATACTCCTTTTCTCTTTCACTTTCTTGGCGATCCCAGCTTCGTCTCAGAATGATGAATTCATGTATAATGGATTCAATGATCCGAAGATGAACATCAGCTTAAACGGGGTGTCACGGATTCATGAGAATGGCCTCCTTCAGCTGACCAATGAATCCAGTAGAGTGATCGGACACGCCTTTTTCCCCACACAACTTCGGTTCAAGAACTCTGTCAATGgaaccggcttctccttctCCACCTGCTTTGTGTTTTCAATTCATCCCGAGTACACGAAACTCGGTGGCCATGGAATGGCGTTCACTATCGCGCCTTCGAAGGAACTAGTGACGGCTCTTCCTAGCCAGTACCTCGGCCTGATGAACTCGAGCGACGTTGGGAACTTCTCCAACCATGTTTTTGCTGTTGAGTTCGACACGGTTCAAGATTTCGAGTTCGGAGACATTAATGATAACCACGTCGGCATTGATATAAACAGCTTGGTGTCCAATAAATCTGCCGCAGCTGCATTTTTTGGTGATAATTCTGTGAAAAACGATCTGAACCTCAAGGGTGGGACGCCAGTAGTTGCTTGGATTGAGTATGATTCGAGGACGTATGTCATCAATGTAACTCTTTCGCCATCTTCGTACAAACCTCAGCTTCCTCTTTTTTCTTCTCAGTTGGATCTGTCTCCAATTCTTGAAGAATATATGTATGTTGGATTCTCTGCTTCAACTGGTTTGCTAGCAAGTTCCCATTATCTCTTGGGTTGGAGCTTCAAAATAAATGGAGAAGCAAAAAGTTTGGATTTGGCTTCTCTCCCTTCTCTTCCAGCAATGAAGAAGAAACCAATAGGCCGAATTGTAGCATTTGCCACGGTGGCAGCTGCCATTTTTATACTGGCTTCAATCTTTATGGCTATTTTCTTGATGTATAAGATCAAGAACGCTGAGGTGATAGAATCATGGGAGCTTGAAATTGGTCCACATAGGTACAAGTACCAAGAGCTCGAGAAAGCGACCAAAGGTTTCAAGGACAGTGAGCTACTTGGCTTTGGAGGATTTGGTCAGGTTTACAGAGGGACTCTGCGTAATCCCACAACCCAAGTTGCTGTAAAGCGCATTTCCCATGAATCAAAACAAGGAGTGCGTGAGTTTATATCCGAAATATCCAGCATCGGCAGACTTCGCCATAGAAATATAGTCCAGCTCCTTGGATGGTGCAGACGCGGTCGTGATCTTCTCCTTGTCTATGATTTTATGCCGAATGGGAGCTTAGATAAGTTCTTGTTCGGTCATCCTAAACGGGTACTGACTTGGGAACAAAGATTAAAGATCATCAAAGGCATTGCTTCCGGGCTATTATACTTGCACGAAGGCTACGAACAGGTGGTGATACACAGGGATGTTAAGGCCAGTAACGTGCTGCTAGACAGTGAAATGAATGCCAGGCTTGGAGATTTCGGGCTGGCTAAACTATTCGATCATGGCTCGAATCCAGGCACAACCAGAGTTGTTGGCACGTTGGGATACCTTGCACCAGAGCTGTCAAGAACTGGGAGAGCCACGGCAAGCTCTGATATATTTGCATATGGCACTCTATTGTTTGAAATCGTGTGTGGACGGAGGCCGATAGAATCGGAACCTGGGGCTGATGAATTTTTACTCCTGGTTGATTATGTGTGGAGTAAATGGAAAGAAGGAAAAATTCTTGATGTGGTGGACAGAAGAAGAATGGGTGATTTTAATGTACATGACGTTCTAATGGTGCTGAAATTGGGGCTATTATGTTCAAGTAACGAGCAAGCAGCGCGACCCAGTACGAGGCAGATTGTGAGTTATTTGGAAGGCGAGGCCGAGATGCCGGAGATATTGAGTGCGCCTGCGGGTTCTAGTACTGATATTGAGAAAGGATTTGAAGATTATTTGGATGCATATGCATCTTCTTCGTTCGAGCAAACCAGTACAAGCGCACTTCTGGCTAACGAAATGCTGCATACAAGTTTTGCCACTGTTTCCACTTCGCCTAGTTTAGGTGCTGCTAGATAG